A portion of the Candidatus Flexicrinis proximus genome contains these proteins:
- a CDS encoding histidine phosphatase family protein has product MSHRTFYLIRHGQTDWNLIYRWQGHTDIPLNNEGREQARRLGLHLRHVPFDRAISSDSGRAIETATLALAGRPIPIEREPDLREFNAGTFEGLTWDEIKSQDPEAVVGMNNDWFGFVFPGGESRGAMQSRALAAFKRILSDGHGQHVLIASHGMTVRGLLHGLFPETISHPMSIKAVENTSVSVIRQTPDGLVLVQMPDTAHLHAAAD; this is encoded by the coding sequence GTGAGTCATCGTACCTTCTATTTGATTCGCCACGGCCAAACCGACTGGAACCTGATCTATCGCTGGCAGGGACATACCGATATCCCGCTCAACAATGAGGGCCGCGAACAGGCCCGCCGCCTTGGCCTTCACCTGCGCCATGTGCCCTTCGACCGTGCCATCAGCAGCGACAGCGGCCGCGCAATTGAAACCGCCACGCTCGCCCTGGCAGGCCGTCCCATCCCCATCGAACGCGAACCCGACCTGCGTGAGTTCAACGCCGGCACCTTCGAAGGCCTCACCTGGGACGAAATCAAATCGCAGGACCCCGAAGCCGTCGTCGGCATGAATAACGACTGGTTTGGCTTCGTTTTCCCGGGTGGCGAATCCCGCGGCGCGATGCAGTCGCGCGCCCTTGCCGCCTTTAAGCGCATCCTCTCCGACGGCCACGGCCAGCACGTCCTGATCGCCTCGCATGGCATGACCGTTCGCGGGCTGCTGCACGGCCTGTTTCCGGAGACCATCTCGCACCCGATGAGCATCAAAGCTGTCGAAAACACCAGCGTCTCGGTCATCCGGCAGACCCCGGACGGACTCGTGCTTGTCCAGATGCCCGACACCGCGCACCTGCACGCCGCCGCGGACTGA